The Gardnerella leopoldii genomic interval CTCGATCCATCGATACGCAAACAAGCTCTTTGTGGAACATGCATAATATAGCCAAAATAATCAAACCAGTAATAGCAACAACAGCAATATCTGAATCAGGAATACCTGTAATCGAGCCAAACAAGAAGGATTCTAAGGATCCAGCGTAGCCAGATGCTTTAGAAATAATCACAATTCCAAGAGCAAAAGCAGATACGAAAAATACGCCAATAAATGAGTCTTCGCGAAGCCTACGGTTTTGGCTAAAAATAGATACGATTAGCGCGGTTGCAACTCCTGCGAGTGCTCCTCCAAATAGCAGATTTCCTTGCAATACGAAGGCTATAGCAAGTCCTGGGAATACTGAGTGAGCTACAGCATCTCCAATAAACGCCATTCCTCTAAGCACTACATAGCATCCAACTACACCGCAAATTACGCTAGAAAGGCACGCTACAATAAGCGCTTTTAGCAAAAACCAAAGGTCAGGATTTGTTAAATCTTGTATAAATTCTATTGGAGATAACATTACTCTTTTACCACACTTTCCTTACCAATTACGCGCTCAACTGCTTTAATAAGCGGATTTTGCGGAGCTACGTGGAAGGTTCGTACCCACTGTTCTGTTTGCAAATGTTGCGGATCGTCGTCACCCACAATAGTGCCATCAAATAGCATTATTCTCGAGCATGAGTTAATTGAGCCAATAATATCGTGCGAACTCATGAGAATTGCTTCACCAGAAGCAGACAATTTTAAGAACAAATCGGTAAGCAGCTCCTGAGTAGGCATATCGAGTCCAGTAAACGGTTCGTCTAGCAAAAGCAAACGCGGCTCTCCAGCCAATGCTCTCGCAACAAGCACGCGTTGCCGCTGGCCTCCAGAAAGTTCTCCAATCGTGCGATCTTGGAAATCAGCCATTCCTGTGCGCTCAAGCGAGTTTAATGCAATCTCGTAATCTTCTTTTTTAGCGCGGCGAACGTAACCAATATGACGAATCCTACCCATCATCACTACATCTAAAACAGAAAGTGGGAAATCCCACGCAATATCGTGACGTTGTGGCACATACCCAACGTAAGATACGCGAGAATTAAGTTTTGCACCTTCCATATGAGGAGCACGCACTTCGAGTTTTCCAGTATGTGGAATCAAACCCATAATTGCACGAAATAGCGTTGTTTTACCGGCACCGTTTGCGCCAAGTAATCCCACAAATTCGCCACTATTAATGGTAAAAGAAACGTCTTTTACAACAGTGCGATTCCCGTACGAAATATTCAAGTTTTTTGCGCAAATTACTGCATTTTCTTCCATATTTACTACCTTTAACACTTTCACTTCAAACATTTCGCTAAAGAATCCGCGTTAGCTCGCATCATATCCGCGTAAGTTCGCACATTTGCGTCGAAAGCGTCACCATAAATTGGGCAAACTTTCACATGCGCTTCAGA includes:
- a CDS encoding anchored repeat-type ABC transporter ATP-binding subunit; translation: MEENAVICAKNLNISYGNRTVVKDVSFTINSGEFVGLLGANGAGKTTLFRAIMGLIPHTGKLEVRAPHMEGAKLNSRVSYVGYVPQRHDIAWDFPLSVLDVVMMGRIRHIGYVRRAKKEDYEIALNSLERTGMADFQDRTIGELSGGQRQRVLVARALAGEPRLLLLDEPFTGLDMPTQELLTDLFLKLSASGEAILMSSHDIIGSINSCSRIMLFDGTIVGDDDPQHLQTEQWVRTFHVAPQNPLIKAVERVIGKESVVKE
- a CDS encoding anchored repeat-type ABC transporter permease subunit, which gives rise to MLSPIEFIQDLTNPDLWFLLKALIVACLSSVICGVVGCYVVLRGMAFIGDAVAHSVFPGLAIAFVLQGNLLFGGALAGVATALIVSIFSQNRRLREDSFIGVFFVSAFALGIVIISKASGYAGSLESFLFGSITGIPDSDIAVVAITGLIILAILCMFHKELVCVSMDRETSRAMGLPVAWLDGMLYVLVAIAVVVSVQIIGNVLVLALLVTPAATARLLTDRLSRMMVLAPVIGCVSSIVGMYISWSFDTATGGTIVLVATALFVLAWACSPKHGLIAKVGRSVGL